One segment of Bradyrhizobium sp. WD16 DNA contains the following:
- a CDS encoding metal ABC transporter ATP-binding protein, translated as MTLALQFENLTLGYDRHPAVHHLSGTVNGGALLALIGPNGAGKSTLFRGIAGLIKPLSGSVRRDGLGPRDIAYLPQSAEIDRSFPISLQDFVGTGLWRTTGAFGALGRRDRDAIAAAVGAVGLNGFEARPIGTLSGGQTQRMLFARLMLQDADVILLDEPFNAIDARTVADLMALVKRWHREGRTILAALHDFELVQANFPETLLLARRLVAWGPTAQVLTAENLQTARRMCEAFDDGAGACAAETSRAA; from the coding sequence CCGGCGGTGCATCACCTCAGCGGCACCGTCAACGGCGGTGCGCTGCTCGCCCTGATCGGTCCCAATGGCGCCGGCAAATCGACGCTGTTCCGCGGCATCGCCGGGCTGATCAAGCCTCTGTCCGGTTCGGTGCGTCGCGACGGCCTCGGCCCGCGCGACATAGCCTATCTGCCGCAGAGCGCCGAGATCGATCGCAGCTTTCCGATTTCGCTGCAGGATTTCGTCGGCACCGGGTTGTGGCGCACGACGGGCGCTTTCGGTGCCCTCGGCCGCCGCGACCGCGATGCCATCGCCGCGGCAGTCGGCGCGGTCGGTCTCAACGGCTTCGAAGCGCGTCCGATCGGGACATTGTCCGGCGGCCAGACCCAGCGCATGCTGTTTGCCCGCCTGATGCTGCAGGATGCAGACGTCATTCTGCTCGACGAGCCGTTCAACGCCATCGATGCCCGCACGGTCGCCGATCTCATGGCGCTGGTGAAGCGCTGGCATCGCGAGGGCCGAACAATTCTCGCGGCCCTGCACGATTTCGAACTGGTGCAGGCCAACTTTCCCGAAACGCTGCTGCTGGCCCGCCGGTTGGTGGCGTGGGGCCCGACGGCGCAGGTGCTGACCGCGGAAAATCTGCAGACGGCGCGACGCATGTGTGAGGCCTTCGACGACGGTGCCGGCGCCTGCGCCGCGGAAACGTCCCGCGCGGCCTGA
- a CDS encoding metal ABC transporter permease, whose protein sequence is MLSSILIAPFTEFEFMRRALAGVLALALGGAPIGVLLMLRRMSLTGDAMAHAILPGAAVAFLLSGLNLFAMAFGGLVAGFAVALLAGVVTRATELREDASLAVFYLISLALGVTIVSLRGSNIDLLHVLFGNVLAIDDQALLLVAFNATVTMLVLAVIWRPLVIECVDPLFLRSVSRAGGPAHLVFLALVVINLVSGFEALGTLLAVGLMMLPAAVARFWSRDVTGMIAVAVVAALLSGYGGLLLSFHTKVPSGPGVILVAAVLYLVSLLTGRVGGLLRRLFPAPHLEA, encoded by the coding sequence ATGCTCTCCTCCATCCTGATCGCGCCTTTCACGGAATTCGAATTCATGCGTCGCGCCCTCGCGGGCGTTCTGGCCCTGGCGCTGGGCGGCGCGCCGATCGGCGTGCTCTTGATGCTGCGGCGGATGAGCCTGACCGGCGACGCCATGGCTCATGCCATTCTGCCGGGTGCCGCAGTGGCGTTCCTGTTGTCGGGGCTCAATCTGTTCGCGATGGCCTTCGGCGGCCTCGTGGCAGGCTTTGCGGTGGCGCTGCTCGCAGGCGTGGTGACGCGGGCGACCGAGCTGCGCGAGGACGCTTCGCTCGCGGTGTTCTATCTGATCTCGCTGGCGCTCGGCGTCACGATCGTGTCGCTGCGCGGCTCCAATATCGACCTGCTGCATGTGTTGTTCGGCAATGTGCTGGCGATCGACGATCAGGCCTTGCTGCTGGTTGCTTTCAACGCCACGGTGACGATGCTCGTGCTGGCGGTGATCTGGCGGCCGCTGGTGATCGAATGTGTCGATCCCCTGTTCCTGCGCAGCGTCAGCCGCGCCGGGGGGCCTGCGCATCTCGTCTTTCTCGCGCTGGTGGTGATCAACCTTGTCAGCGGCTTCGAGGCCCTCGGCACGCTGCTCGCGGTCGGACTGATGATGCTGCCTGCGGCCGTCGCCCGGTTCTGGTCGCGCGACGTCACCGGCATGATCGCCGTCGCGGTCGTCGCCGCGCTGCTGTCAGGTTATGGCGGATTGCTGCTGTCTTTCCACACCAAGGTCCCGTCGGGGCCTGGCGTGATCCTCGTCGCGGCGGTGCTCTATCTCGTCTCGCTGCTCACTGGGCGCGTCGGCGGGCTGCTGCGCCGCCTGTTTCCCGCCCCGCATCTGGAGGCATGA
- a CDS encoding metal ABC transporter substrate-binding protein has product MTPSRRDILTACGFALLATGRILPARAAPALKVVATFSILADFARNVGGDRVAVTSLVGANGDSHVYTPTPDDARRVADAALVMVNGFGLEGWLPRLVKAAGGRARLVTATAGIAPRKTAPDEHAEHEVDPHAWQSVANAKIYVGNIRDALIAADPAGAEAYRANAAGYLERLEALDAEVRAAVAQIPPARRKVISTHDAFGYFARDYGVAFIAPQGVSTEADIGAADLAGLIRQIRAEKIPAVFLENLSDQRLMRQIAAETGARIGGTLYSDALTAENGEAPTYIDLVRHNIKTLTGALAG; this is encoded by the coding sequence ATGACCCCGTCGCGCCGCGACATTCTCACCGCCTGCGGCTTCGCCCTGTTGGCCACGGGCCGGATCCTGCCGGCGCGCGCCGCACCGGCGCTGAAGGTGGTCGCGACCTTCTCGATCCTCGCCGATTTCGCCCGCAATGTCGGTGGCGATCGCGTCGCGGTGACATCGCTGGTCGGCGCCAATGGCGACAGCCACGTCTATACGCCGACGCCGGATGATGCCCGCCGAGTCGCCGATGCGGCGCTGGTGATGGTCAACGGCTTCGGTCTCGAAGGCTGGCTGCCCCGCCTCGTCAAGGCCGCCGGTGGCCGCGCCCGCCTCGTCACCGCCACCGCCGGGATTGCGCCACGCAAGACCGCTCCGGACGAACACGCCGAGCATGAAGTCGATCCTCACGCCTGGCAGTCGGTGGCCAATGCGAAGATTTATGTCGGCAATATCCGCGACGCCTTGATTGCCGCCGATCCCGCCGGGGCCGAGGCCTACCGGGCGAACGCCGCTGGCTATCTCGAAAGGCTCGAGGCCCTCGATGCCGAGGTGCGGGCGGCGGTGGCCCAGATCCCCCCGGCACGACGCAAGGTGATCTCCACCCACGATGCCTTCGGCTATTTCGCCCGCGATTACGGCGTCGCCTTCATCGCGCCCCAGGGCGTCTCGACCGAAGCCGATATCGGGGCGGCCGACCTCGCCGGCCTGATCCGACAGATCCGCGCCGAAAAGATACCTGCGGTGTTTCTCGAAAATCTTTCCGATCAGCGGCTGATGCGCCAGATCGCCGCCGAAACCGGCGCCCGGATCGGCGGAACGCTCTATTCCGACGCGCTGACGGCCGAAAACGGCGAAGCACCCACTTACATTGACCTCGTCAGGCACAATATAAAGACACTGACCGGCGCCCTCGCGGGGTAG
- a CDS encoding GTP-binding protein: MSTAASEKIPVTVLTGYLGAGKTTLLNRILSENHGKKYAVIVNEFGEIGIDNDLVIGADEEVFEMNNGCICCTVRGDLVRILEGLMKRKGKFDAIILETTGLADPAPVAQTFFVDEDVQAAARLDAIVTVADAKWLSERLKDAPEAKNQIAFADVIVLNKTDLVSKAELAEVEARIRGINPYAKLVRSERCNVALSDVLGRNAFDLDRILDLEPEFLEAGDDHDHHHDHGHGDDHDHGHDHDHDHDHGGLKHYHDEEVQSVSLRTSDPLDPNKFMTWLQDLIARDGMNILRSKGILSFKDDDERYVFQGVHMMLEGDHQREWRDDEPRESRVVFIGRDLPEEAIREGFATCVAA; encoded by the coding sequence ATGTCCACCGCCGCTTCCGAGAAAATCCCCGTTACTGTGCTTACCGGCTACCTGGGCGCCGGCAAGACCACTCTGCTCAACCGCATCCTGTCGGAAAACCACGGCAAGAAATATGCGGTGATCGTCAACGAATTCGGTGAAATCGGCATCGACAACGACCTCGTCATCGGCGCCGACGAGGAAGTGTTCGAGATGAACAACGGCTGCATCTGCTGCACCGTCCGCGGCGACCTCGTGCGCATCTTGGAAGGCTTGATGAAGCGCAAGGGCAAATTCGACGCGATCATCCTGGAGACGACCGGGCTCGCGGACCCGGCTCCGGTGGCCCAGACCTTCTTCGTTGACGAGGACGTCCAGGCCGCGGCGCGGCTCGATGCCATCGTCACGGTGGCCGACGCCAAATGGCTGAGCGAGCGCCTCAAGGACGCCCCTGAGGCGAAGAACCAGATCGCCTTCGCCGACGTCATCGTCCTCAACAAGACCGATCTCGTCTCCAAGGCCGAACTCGCCGAAGTCGAGGCGCGGATCCGCGGCATCAACCCGTACGCCAAGCTGGTTCGCAGCGAGCGCTGCAACGTCGCGCTCTCCGACGTGCTGGGGCGCAACGCCTTCGATCTCGATCGCATCCTCGACCTCGAGCCGGAGTTCCTCGAGGCCGGAGACGATCATGACCATCATCACGATCATGGTCACGGCGACGATCACGATCATGGTCATGATCATGATCATGACCATGATCATGGCGGGCTGAAGCACTATCATGACGAGGAGGTGCAGTCGGTGTCGCTGCGCACCAGCGATCCGCTCGATCCCAACAAGTTCATGACGTGGCTGCAGGATCTGATCGCCCGCGATGGCATGAACATTCTGCGCTCGAAGGGCATTCTGTCGTTCAAGGACGACGACGAGCGTTATGTTTTCCAGGGCGTCCACATGATGCTGGAGGGCGACCACCAGCGCGAATGGCGCGACGACGAGCCGCGCGAAAGCCGCGTGGTCTTTATCGGCCGTGATCTTCCGGAAGAGGCGATCCGCGAAGGTTTCGCCACGTGCGTCGCGGCGTGA
- a CDS encoding WD40 repeat domain-containing protein, translated as MSTFDPRPEAASIASVTDRVVPVKLAQPAFAVHFLGDAVAFVGSVESVMLAGAGETSGETSVVAAHGGGILCTASDGRRLVTGGDDGKVVILDAAGNAETVAADVKRRWIDNVALQSDGAVAWSAGKTATVQSGRQEAKSFDTQSTAGGLAFAPKGLRLAIAHYNGVTLWFPNMAAKPEVLEWKGSHHAVTFSGDNRFLVTAMHEPALHGWRLVDSKHMRMTGYPGRVRSMAWTAGGKFLATSGADTIILWPFASKDGPMGKEPMMLAPMKSRVSAVACHPRQEILAAGYEDGTILMVRIADGAEILVRRNAGDAVTALAFGPKGTRLAFASEGGEAGLLDL; from the coding sequence ATGTCCACCTTCGATCCCCGCCCCGAGGCGGCATCCATCGCTTCCGTGACCGATCGCGTCGTGCCGGTGAAGCTGGCGCAGCCGGCTTTCGCCGTGCATTTCCTCGGTGACGCCGTCGCCTTTGTCGGCAGTGTGGAGAGCGTCATGCTCGCCGGGGCCGGCGAGACTTCGGGCGAGACTTCGGTGGTCGCCGCCCATGGCGGCGGCATTCTCTGCACGGCCAGCGACGGCAGGCGGCTGGTGACCGGCGGCGACGACGGCAAGGTGGTTATACTCGACGCAGCCGGCAACGCCGAGACGGTGGCGGCCGACGTCAAGCGGCGCTGGATCGACAATGTCGCGCTGCAGAGTGACGGCGCGGTGGCCTGGTCGGCGGGCAAGACCGCGACGGTGCAGTCGGGAAGACAGGAAGCCAAGTCGTTCGATACGCAGTCGACTGCGGGCGGGCTCGCCTTCGCGCCCAAGGGGCTGCGGCTGGCGATCGCCCACTACAACGGCGTGACGCTGTGGTTTCCGAACATGGCGGCGAAACCGGAAGTCCTGGAGTGGAAGGGCTCCCATCACGCCGTCACCTTCAGCGGCGACAATCGCTTCCTGGTCACGGCCATGCACGAGCCGGCGCTGCATGGCTGGCGGCTGGTCGATTCCAAGCACATGCGCATGACCGGATATCCTGGCCGCGTCCGCTCCATGGCCTGGACCGCGGGCGGCAAGTTCCTTGCGACCTCCGGCGCAGATACGATCATCCTCTGGCCATTCGCCAGCAAGGACGGCCCGATGGGCAAGGAGCCGATGATGCTGGCGCCGATGAAATCGCGCGTCAGTGCGGTGGCTTGCCATCCCAGGCAGGAGATACTCGCCGCCGGGTACGAGGATGGCACCATCCTGATGGTGCGTATCGCCGACGGCGCCGAGATCCTGGTCCGGCGCAATGCCGGCGACGCCGTGACGGCACTTGCCTTTGGTCCGAAGGGGACGCGGCTCGCTTTCGCGAGCGAAGGGGGCGAAGCAGGTCTTCTGGACCTGTAG
- a CDS encoding MgtC/SapB family protein: MRFLETFQTADFFDTLVSLAVAFVLGTFIGAERQYRLRTAGLRTNVLVAVAAAAFVDLAMHLEGADGAVRVIAYVVSGIGFLGAGVIMKEGTNVRGLNTAATLWGSAAVGACAGADMVAQAVALTVFVLAGNTLLRPLVNAINRRPLHVASSEVNYDVTVTCDVESIAELRDVLVETLENAHYPVDHVEVTERGDAVELVARLTSTSVDAEELDAVVAALSRRDGARHATWESRTRD, from the coding sequence ATGCGTTTTCTCGAAACTTTTCAGACCGCTGATTTCTTTGACACACTGGTCAGTCTCGCGGTCGCCTTCGTGCTCGGCACGTTCATCGGCGCCGAGCGGCAATACCGGCTGCGGACCGCGGGTCTGCGCACCAACGTGCTGGTCGCGGTCGCCGCTGCGGCTTTCGTCGATCTCGCCATGCACCTGGAAGGCGCCGATGGCGCGGTGCGGGTGATCGCCTATGTGGTCTCCGGCATCGGTTTTCTCGGCGCCGGCGTGATCATGAAGGAAGGCACCAATGTGCGCGGCCTCAACACCGCGGCGACGCTGTGGGGCTCGGCGGCGGTGGGGGCTTGCGCCGGCGCCGACATGGTGGCGCAGGCGGTGGCGCTGACGGTGTTCGTGCTTGCCGGCAATACGCTGCTGCGGCCCCTCGTCAATGCCATCAACCGCCGCCCGCTCCACGTTGCGAGCTCGGAAGTCAATTACGACGTCACCGTCACCTGCGACGTCGAGTCCATCGCCGAGCTGCGCGACGTGCTGGTCGAGACTCTCGAGAACGCCCATTATCCGGTCGACCATGTCGAAGTGACCGAGCGCGGCGATGCCGTCGAGCTGGTGGCGCGACTGACCAGCACCTCGGTGGATGCCGAGGAGCTTGACGCCGTGGTGGCAGCGCTGTCGCGCCGCGACGGTGCGCGCCATGCCACCTGGGAAAGCCGTACGCGGGATTGA
- a CDS encoding homospermidine synthase encodes MSSFPVHARITGPIVMIGFGSIGKGTLPLIERHFEYDAKRFVILDPHEDGELATKHGVRFIKQGVTRENYRELLIPLLTEGGGQGFCVNLSVDTSSVDIMTMCREIGALYVDTVVEPWAGFYFDRSMGPEARSNYALRETLLAAKRANPGGTTAVSTCGANPGMVSWFVKQALINLAADTGLAINEPKSRDGWAQLAQQLGVKGIHIAERDTQRARAPKPMNSFVNTWSVEGFVSEGLQPAELGWGTHEKWMPENGRSHAQGCQAAIYLLQPGANTRVRSWCPTPGAQYGFLVTHNESISIADYFTLRDGDKVVYRPTCHYAYHPANDAVLSLHEMFGAAGKMQPTWHILDEHEIVDGIDELGVLLYGHAKNAYWYGSQLSIEETRLIAPYQNATGLQVSSAVLAGMVWALENPTAGIVEADELDFRRCLEVQTPYLGPVKGYYTDWTPLNDRPGLFEEDIDTSDPWQFRNILVR; translated from the coding sequence ATGTCCAGCTTCCCCGTACATGCGCGCATCACCGGCCCCATCGTCATGATCGGCTTCGGCTCGATCGGCAAGGGCACGCTGCCGCTGATCGAGCGGCACTTCGAATATGACGCAAAGCGCTTCGTCATTCTCGACCCGCACGAGGACGGCGAGCTGGCGACAAAGCATGGCGTTCGCTTCATCAAGCAGGGCGTGACCCGCGAGAACTACCGCGAACTCCTGATCCCGCTGCTGACCGAAGGCGGCGGCCAGGGCTTCTGCGTCAATCTGTCGGTCGACACCTCCTCGGTCGACATCATGACGATGTGCCGTGAGATCGGCGCGCTCTACGTCGACACCGTCGTCGAGCCCTGGGCCGGCTTCTATTTCGACCGCAGCATGGGCCCGGAGGCGCGCTCCAACTACGCGCTGCGCGAAACCCTGCTCGCCGCCAAGCGCGCCAATCCCGGCGGCACCACGGCGGTCTCGACCTGCGGCGCCAATCCCGGCATGGTGTCGTGGTTCGTCAAGCAGGCGTTGATCAACCTCGCCGCGGATACCGGGCTCGCGATCAACGAGCCGAAAAGCCGCGACGGCTGGGCCCAGCTCGCGCAGCAGCTCGGCGTCAAAGGCATCCACATCGCCGAGCGCGACACCCAGCGCGCCCGCGCGCCGAAGCCGATGAACTCATTCGTCAACACCTGGTCGGTGGAAGGCTTCGTCTCCGAGGGCCTGCAACCGGCCGAGCTCGGCTGGGGCACCCATGAGAAATGGATGCCGGAGAACGGCCGCAGCCATGCGCAGGGTTGCCAGGCCGCGATCTACCTGCTGCAGCCGGGCGCCAATACCCGCGTGCGCTCGTGGTGCCCCACTCCTGGCGCGCAATACGGATTCCTCGTCACCCACAACGAGTCGATCTCGATCGCCGACTATTTCACCCTGCGCGACGGCGACAAGGTGGTGTACCGACCGACCTGCCACTACGCCTATCACCCGGCCAACGACGCGGTGCTGTCGCTGCACGAAATGTTCGGTGCCGCCGGCAAGATGCAGCCGACATGGCACATCCTCGACGAGCACGAGATCGTCGACGGCATCGACGAACTCGGCGTCCTGCTCTACGGCCACGCCAAGAATGCCTACTGGTACGGCTCGCAGCTTTCGATCGAGGAGACCCGCCTGATTGCGCCTTATCAGAACGCCACCGGCCTGCAGGTATCCTCCGCCGTCCTCGCCGGCATGGTCTGGGCGCTGGAGAATCCGACCGCCGGCATTGTCGAGGCCGACGAGCTCGATTTCCGCCGCTGCCTCGAGGTGCAGACGCCCTATCTCGGTCCGGTGAAGGGCTACTACACCGACTGGACCCCGCTCAACGACCGTCCCGGCCTGTTCGAGGAAGACATCGACACCAGCGATCCCTGGCAGTTCCGCAACATCCTGGTACGCTGA
- a CDS encoding cation diffusion facilitator family transporter, protein MSGSQHHHRNGHDHAHHQHDHHGHSHAPADFGRAFAIGIALNGGFVLVEGVFGFLANSTALLADAGHNLSDVLGLAVAWIAAILAKRPPTSRLTYGLRSSSILAALANAVLLLIACGAIILEAAQRLIAPEPVATGTIMVVALVGIAINGFTALLFAGGRDRDLNIRGAYLHMAADAAVSAGVVMSGFLIAQTGWLWLDPVTSFGIVAVIVAGTWRLLRESTAMSLAAVPHRIDPVAVRAFLVGLPGVASIHDLHIWPMSTTETALTAHLVMPAGHPGDSFLAQTCGELAHRFGIGHPTLQIELSRDVRCALEPDHIV, encoded by the coding sequence ATGAGCGGCAGTCAGCATCATCATCGGAACGGCCACGATCATGCGCATCATCAGCACGATCACCATGGCCACAGCCATGCGCCGGCCGATTTCGGCCGCGCCTTCGCTATCGGAATCGCGCTCAATGGCGGCTTCGTGCTGGTCGAGGGTGTCTTCGGTTTTCTCGCCAATTCGACCGCGCTGCTGGCCGATGCCGGACACAACCTCTCCGACGTGCTTGGGCTTGCCGTTGCCTGGATCGCCGCCATCTTGGCCAAACGGCCGCCGACCTCGCGTCTGACCTATGGCCTGCGCAGCTCCTCGATCCTCGCCGCACTCGCCAATGCCGTCCTGCTGCTGATCGCCTGCGGCGCCATCATCCTCGAAGCCGCGCAGCGCCTGATCGCCCCCGAGCCGGTTGCGACCGGCACCATCATGGTGGTGGCTCTGGTCGGTATCGCAATCAACGGTTTCACCGCTCTGCTGTTCGCCGGCGGCCGCGACCGCGACCTCAACATCCGTGGTGCCTACCTCCACATGGCGGCCGATGCGGCGGTCTCGGCGGGCGTGGTAATGTCCGGCTTCCTGATTGCGCAAACCGGCTGGCTGTGGCTCGATCCGGTCACCAGCTTCGGCATCGTCGCGGTGATCGTCGCCGGGACCTGGCGCCTGCTGCGCGAGAGCACGGCCATGTCGCTCGCGGCGGTGCCGCACCGGATCGATCCGGTCGCGGTACGGGCCTTTCTCGTCGGACTGCCTGGCGTCGCCTCGATCCACGACCTGCATATCTGGCCGATGAGCACGACCGAAACGGCGCTCACCGCCCACCTGGTCATGCCGGCCGGTCACCCCGGGGACAGCTTCCTGGCGCAGACCTGCGGCGAACTGGCCCATCGCTTCGGCATCGGGCATCCAACCCTGCAGATTGAGCTGTCGCGTGATGTCCGCTGCGCGCTCGAGCCGGACCACATCGTGTGA
- a CDS encoding RidA family protein has translation MSRRLISTGSPFEKTAGYSRAVVDGDFVFISGTTGYDYSTMIMPADVATQTRNCFNTIGKVLTEAGFAMADIVRATYYVTDAKDADAVFAVCGEYLGAIRPAATLLVIAALLKPEMKIEIEVTAKRRS, from the coding sequence ATGTCCCGTCGCCTGATCTCCACCGGCTCGCCCTTCGAGAAGACGGCAGGCTACAGCCGCGCCGTGGTCGATGGCGACTTCGTCTTCATCTCCGGCACCACCGGCTACGACTACAGCACGATGATCATGCCGGCCGATGTCGCCACCCAGACGCGCAACTGCTTCAACACCATCGGCAAGGTGCTCACCGAAGCCGGCTTCGCCATGGCCGACATCGTCCGCGCCACCTATTACGTCACCGACGCCAAGGATGCCGATGCCGTGTTCGCGGTCTGCGGCGAATATCTCGGCGCGATCCGCCCCGCCGCCACGCTGCTGGTGATCGCCGCACTGCTCAAGCCGGAGATGAAGATCGAGATCGAGGTGACGGCCAAGCGGCGGAGCTGA
- a CDS encoding GNAT family N-acetyltransferase — MTALNLTASKRPAAAAAPFAIRAERAADAGAREALLDAAFGPGRFERTCQRLRDGRLPAKGLAFVATCHGSMARSAARVVGTLRLWHINAGGKPALMLGPLAVDPACRSLGIGAALMVHAIAAAERRGDGAVVLLGDAPYYARFGFSAAATGALTLPGPFERDRLLALELREGALADAAGMILPTGAADGWSRSRGRRAVAKAA, encoded by the coding sequence ATGACCGCCTTGAACCTGACCGCCTCGAAACGGCCCGCCGCGGCTGCCGCCCCGTTCGCGATCCGCGCCGAGCGCGCCGCCGATGCCGGCGCGCGCGAGGCCCTGCTCGATGCCGCCTTCGGCCCCGGCCGCTTCGAACGCACCTGCCAGCGCCTGCGCGATGGCCGGCTGCCGGCCAAAGGCCTCGCCTTCGTCGCGACCTGCCACGGTTCGATGGCCCGCAGCGCTGCCCGCGTCGTCGGGACCTTGCGGCTCTGGCACATCAATGCCGGCGGCAAGCCGGCATTGATGCTCGGCCCGCTCGCCGTCGATCCGGCCTGCCGGTCGCTCGGGATCGGCGCCGCGCTGATGGTCCATGCCATCGCGGCGGCAGAGCGCCGCGGTGATGGCGCCGTGGTCCTGCTTGGCGACGCGCCTTATTATGCCCGCTTCGGCTTCTCGGCCGCGGCCACCGGAGCGCTGACCCTGCCGGGGCCCTTTGAGCGCGATCGCCTGCTGGCGCTCGAACTGCGAGAGGGTGCCCTGGCCGATGCCGCCGGCATGATCCTGCCCACCGGCGCCGCGGATGGCTGGTCGCGCTCACGCGGCCGCCGTGCCGTAGCCAAGGCTGCATGA
- a CDS encoding type III PLP-dependent enzyme, with the protein MTERIQEFLRRRRSEGLDTEPCLVVDLEVVRENYQSFAKALPDSRVFYAVKANPAPEVLSLLASLGSCFDTATVAEVEMALAAGATPDRISFGNTIKKERDIARAYALGIRLFAVDCAAEVEKVARAAPGARVFCRILYDCAGAEWPLSRKFGCDPEMAVEVLDLAKRLRLEPCGISFHVGSQQRKVKAWDRALTMASQVFRDCAERGIVLTMVNMGGGFPTRYLKDVPPVVQYGRSIFRALRKHFGNQIPETIIEPGRGMVGNAGIIETEVVLISRKSDEDEVRWVYLDIGKFGGLAETMDESIRYAIRTPHDGAEMTPCVLAGPTCDSADVMYEKMPYPLPVTLEIGDKVLIEGTGAYTSTYSSVAFNGIPPLKTYHI; encoded by the coding sequence ATGACCGAACGTATCCAGGAATTCCTGCGCCGCCGCCGCAGCGAGGGCCTCGACACCGAGCCGTGCCTCGTCGTCGACCTCGAGGTCGTGCGTGAAAACTACCAGAGCTTCGCCAAGGCGCTGCCCGACAGCCGGGTGTTCTATGCCGTGAAGGCAAACCCGGCGCCGGAAGTGCTGTCGCTGCTCGCCTCGCTGGGCTCGTGCTTCGACACCGCCACGGTGGCCGAGGTCGAGATGGCGCTGGCCGCCGGCGCGACGCCGGACCGCATCTCCTTTGGCAACACCATCAAGAAGGAGCGGGATATCGCCCGCGCCTACGCGCTCGGCATCCGGCTGTTCGCGGTGGACTGCGCCGCCGAAGTCGAGAAGGTCGCGCGCGCGGCGCCGGGCGCCCGGGTGTTCTGCCGCATCCTCTATGATTGCGCCGGCGCCGAATGGCCGCTGTCGCGCAAGTTCGGCTGCGACCCGGAGATGGCGGTCGAGGTGCTCGACCTCGCCAAGCGCCTCAGGCTGGAGCCGTGCGGCATTTCGTTCCATGTCGGCTCCCAGCAGCGCAAGGTGAAGGCGTGGGACCGTGCGCTGACCATGGCCTCGCAGGTGTTCCGCGACTGCGCCGAGCGCGGCATCGTCCTGACCATGGTCAACATGGGCGGCGGCTTTCCGACCCGTTACCTCAAGGACGTGCCGCCGGTGGTGCAGTACGGCCGATCGATCTTCCGTGCCCTGCGCAAGCATTTCGGCAACCAGATCCCCGAGACGATCATCGAGCCGGGCCGCGGCATGGTCGGCAATGCCGGCATCATCGAGACCGAAGTCGTTCTGATTTCCAGGAAGAGCGACGAGGACGAGGTGCGCTGGGTCTATCTCGACATCGGCAAATTCGGCGGTCTCGCCGAGACCATGGACGAGTCGATCCGTTACGCCATCCGCACCCCGCATGACGGCGCGGAGATGACCCCCTGCGTGCTGGCCGGTCCGACCTGCGACAGCGCCGATGTGATGTACGAGAAGATGCCGTACCCGCTGCCGGTGACGCTCGAGATCGGCGACAAGGTCCTGATCGAGGGCACCGGCGCCTATACCTCGACCTACTCGTCGGTGGCGTTCAACGGCATCCCGCCGCTGAAGACCTATCACATCTGA